One Mya arenaria isolate MELC-2E11 chromosome 5, ASM2691426v1 genomic window carries:
- the LOC128234711 gene encoding uncharacterized protein LOC128234711, which yields MYSDGREATYTVPILNPYASGIAFISMQTPYRWKITMKMDTVKHMLCKSDEEVVRWTDTTTATTASATSTTTASGWQTQTKLSFNPLPGRHHADESSNAVSPDKASGLTPRQIIGVAIDVIAGVITLCVCVYIARNDIVTSEMYQTKLVRDSSIGFDNALFHKDREDSVSLQ from the exons ATGTACAGTGATGGAAGGGAAGCAACCTACACAGTACCTATCTTGAACCCGTACGCCAGTGGCATTGCATTTATTTCTATGCAGACGCCGTACAGGtggaaaattacaatgaaaatgGATACAGTGAAACATATGTTATGCAAAAGTGACGAAG AGGTTGTAAGGTGGACTGATACAACAACGGCAACGACAGCTTCTGCAACTTCAACTACAACCGCATCAGGATGGCAAACGCAGACGAAACTATCGTTCAATCCGTTACCTGGGCGTCACCATGCAGACGAATCATCAAATGCAG taagCCCTGACAAAGCATCTGGACTAACACCACGGCAAATCATCGGTGTCGCCATTGACGTTATTGCAGGGGTTATCACCCTttgcgtgtgtgtgtatattgCTCGAAACGACATCGTGACATCAGAAATGTATCAAACGAAGCTTGTACGGGACTCGTCTATAGGATTTGACAATGCGTTGTTTCATAAGGACAGAGAAGACAGTGTTAGTCTCCAGTGA